One part of the Desulfobacterales bacterium genome encodes these proteins:
- a CDS encoding TlpA family protein disulfide reductase produces the protein MKKLKNKFILSVLILLFFENVYASDRLAPDFELPYLKGKKSLKLSEVLFQKDFTILVFFNSKCDECMDTFARLKELPLLMQNSNISAQIIGINNDTENTNKIKSFIKGEQIDFPILMDKLGTATNAYSCSDYSFSSFIIDKKGIIKDIHFDKDPKIIDYLLEKLIEALPK, from the coding sequence ATGAAAAAATTAAAAAATAAATTTATTCTTTCAGTATTGATTTTACTTTTCTTTGAAAATGTCTATGCATCTGATCGTTTAGCGCCCGACTTTGAGCTTCCTTATCTTAAAGGGAAAAAATCCTTAAAACTATCTGAAGTGCTATTTCAAAAGGATTTTACTATACTTGTTTTTTTCAATAGTAAATGTGATGAATGCATGGATACGTTTGCGCGCCTTAAAGAGCTTCCTTTATTGATGCAAAATTCTAATATTTCTGCTCAAATTATTGGAATAAATAATGATACTGAAAACACTAATAAAATAAAATCGTTTATTAAAGGAGAACAAATTGATTTTCCAATTTTGATGGATAAGCTTGGAACTGCTACTAATGCCTATAGCTGTTCAGACTACAGCTTCAGTAGTTTTATTATAGATAAAAAGGGTATCATAAAGGATATTCATTTTGATAAGGACCCTAAAATTATTGATTACCTTTTAGAAAAGCTTATAGAAGCATTACCAAAATAA
- a CDS encoding alpha/beta hydrolase — MTLYNPPMDNETQPENEINNKEVFPIEVLISKYFNAHSKFITIENMNIHYRDEGSGPILVLLHGVCSSLHTWDAWVKHLKPYYRVIRIDIPGFGFSGPFKKEIYDPDKGVQLIHQIISALNIENFYLAGNSIGGFFSWRYTLKYPEKVDKLILIDPVGYNQALPWVVKFASHPAIRPLAKFIMPRFFFHMAANQVYGDKSKLTKDIKARYFDLAMYKDNKKAYVNFFTVMRNLCDSPDLPKGITEIKTPTMVMWGTKDEWVPLKYCKQWKNDLQNGTFVIYEGAGHTPNEEIPEKTAQDACLFLEGKFLSDKIIPDFIENKIRSNFKIHTKTPLAVATA, encoded by the coding sequence ATGACATTATATAATCCACCTATGGACAATGAAACCCAACCTGAAAATGAAATAAATAACAAAGAGGTATTCCCAATCGAGGTTCTAATCTCGAAATATTTTAACGCCCATTCCAAATTTATAACGATCGAGAACATGAACATTCATTATAGAGATGAAGGAAGTGGCCCAATCCTCGTTTTACTCCATGGAGTATGCTCATCGCTTCATACATGGGACGCATGGGTAAAACACCTTAAACCATATTATCGCGTAATTCGCATTGACATACCTGGTTTTGGATTCTCTGGACCTTTCAAAAAAGAAATATACGATCCTGATAAAGGAGTTCAACTCATTCATCAAATAATATCCGCACTAAACATTGAAAATTTTTATTTAGCTGGCAATTCAATCGGAGGTTTTTTTTCTTGGAGATACACTCTAAAATATCCAGAAAAAGTGGATAAATTAATATTGATTGACCCAGTTGGCTATAATCAAGCATTACCGTGGGTTGTTAAGTTCGCAAGCCATCCAGCTATCAGGCCTTTAGCAAAATTTATAATGCCTCGATTTTTCTTTCACATGGCGGCTAATCAAGTATATGGAGATAAATCAAAATTAACCAAAGATATCAAAGCGAGATATTTTGATTTAGCCATGTATAAGGACAACAAAAAAGCCTATGTAAATTTTTTTACAGTTATGAGAAATTTATGCGATTCACCCGATCTTCCTAAAGGAATAACCGAAATCAAGACTCCAACTATGGTCATGTGGGGAACAAAAGATGAATGGGTTCCACTCAAGTATTGCAAACAATGGAAAAATGACCTTCAAAATGGAACATTTGTTATATATGAAGGCGCTGGACATACGCCTAATGAAGAAATACCTGAAAAAACCGCTCAAGATGCCTGTCTTTTTCTCGAAGGAAAATTTTTATCAGACAAAATAATTCCAGATTTTATCGAAAATAAAATAAGATCGAATTTCAAAATTCATACAAAGACACCATTAGCCGTTGCGACAGCATAA
- a CDS encoding acyltransferase family protein, translated as MYYRGEKKYTKTVTPEIREIIKNRTETWSVYGQNLDLMRKQEKFWDFLLDYYFRCEMTGWDNIPDSPSLFIGIHSGTWLTMDAWTFCSAWWRRYHGSRVLHGTAHDVLMALPVIGNYFRNVGVIPAKRDAVGAAFKAGHDVIIWPGGEVDAMRAWSKRDEVVLGGRTGFVRQAIRSGVPIVPVATIGGTDTVFVLSECRNLAKKLGLKKLLRSEICPLVLGFPFGITLEAFPMHIPLPAKIRTEILEPIEIDSNPDREHDEEYIDKIYKKVESSIQEGVNRLAALRKFPVMG; from the coding sequence ATGTATTATAGGGGTGAAAAAAAATATACTAAAACAGTAACACCTGAAATTAGAGAAATAATAAAAAATCGGACAGAAACATGGTCTGTCTATGGACAAAACCTTGATTTGATGAGAAAGCAGGAAAAATTTTGGGATTTTTTATTAGATTATTATTTTCGATGCGAAATGACTGGTTGGGATAACATCCCTGATAGCCCCAGTTTGTTTATAGGAATTCATTCTGGAACATGGTTAACAATGGATGCATGGACTTTCTGTTCAGCATGGTGGCGCAGATATCACGGATCTCGCGTTCTTCATGGAACTGCCCATGACGTATTAATGGCTTTGCCTGTTATCGGAAATTATTTTCGGAATGTCGGAGTAATACCTGCGAAACGTGATGCAGTCGGAGCGGCATTTAAAGCTGGTCACGATGTAATAATTTGGCCTGGAGGAGAGGTAGATGCTATGCGTGCTTGGTCAAAACGTGATGAAGTTGTGCTTGGAGGACGGACTGGCTTTGTCCGACAAGCTATTCGTTCTGGCGTTCCAATTGTGCCAGTTGCAACCATTGGTGGAACGGATACGGTATTTGTTCTTTCTGAATGCAGGAATCTTGCAAAGAAGCTTGGTTTAAAAAAATTATTAAGAAGTGAAATTTGTCCTCTCGTGCTTGGATTTCCTTTTGGAATAACTTTGGAGGCTTTTCCTATGCATATTCCTCTTCCTGCCAAAATTCGTACGGAAATACTTGAACCAATCGAAATTGATTCAAATCCTGATAGAGAACACGATGAGGAATATATTGACAAGATATATAAAAAAGTTGAAAGTAGCATCCAAGAAGGTGTTAATCGTTTAGCAGCCCTTAGAAAATTTCCGGTTATGGGATAA
- a CDS encoding TetR family transcriptional regulator — MASRDELKEQKEKTSKILIQAALELISADGYASLTLRSVARKAGIAPTSFYRHFRDIDELGLSIAEQAKMFLIECMEQIQKKMKSPVINKNDSVSQKMKSIEQLARPFVEIFLDFFETHSHLFRLFFQEQSGSSSILQTAISKELKNLTNSLAEDIGKIARKANINLSEPQMIAEVMMTMVSVNGMKMLINPELKQTEIAEQLIRTIQIFVLGCLTTD, encoded by the coding sequence ATGGCCTCCCGTGATGAACTTAAAGAACAGAAAGAAAAAACAAGTAAAATTCTAATTCAAGCAGCTCTTGAATTGATTTCAGCAGATGGATACGCAAGTTTAACGCTTAGGTCTGTAGCAAGAAAAGCCGGAATTGCTCCGACATCGTTTTATCGTCATTTTAGAGATATTGATGAATTAGGCTTATCCATAGCGGAACAGGCAAAAATGTTTCTGATAGAGTGCATGGAACAGATTCAAAAAAAAATGAAATCCCCAGTTATCAACAAAAATGACTCAGTATCCCAAAAGATGAAGTCGATTGAACAGTTAGCTCGTCCTTTTGTTGAAATATTCTTAGACTTTTTTGAAACACATAGTCATTTATTTCGCTTATTTTTTCAGGAGCAGTCAGGAAGCTCAAGCATATTACAAACGGCAATTTCAAAAGAACTAAAAAATTTAACTAATAGCTTGGCTGAAGATATTGGAAAGATTGCTCGTAAAGCAAATATAAATTTATCAGAGCCTCAAATGATTGCTGAAGTTATGATGACTATGGTATCAGTTAATGGTATGAAAATGCTAATAAACCCAGAACTAAAACAAACAGAAATTGCAGAACAGTTAATTCGAACAATTCAAATTTTTGTTCTTGGCTGCTTAACGACTGACTAA
- a CDS encoding F0F1 ATP synthase subunit gamma codes for MSDTIASLRRKIDSAGDLQSVVRTMKAVAASSIGQYEKSVAALADYYRSVELGLSACFRKSGSASLIAERKKTVTGAIGAVVFGSDQGLVGQFNDVVVDYVIKILAALPVKPEVWAVGERVQARLTDAGLPVIGLFAVPNSVKAITPLVGQILVENETRQSQGKITELHIFYNRPMSGSVYAPFGQRLLPLDENWRHRLAGLPWPEGSLPEVMGDGTATLRVLIREYLFVSLFRACAESLASENASRLAAMQRADKNINELLETLNRTFHRLRQSVIDEELFDVISGFEALSEEEK; via the coding sequence ATGAGCGATACCATAGCGAGCCTGCGACGAAAGATCGACAGCGCTGGGGATCTCCAATCCGTTGTCCGCACGATGAAGGCCGTGGCCGCTTCGAGCATCGGACAATACGAGAAATCAGTGGCTGCGCTGGCCGACTACTATCGCTCTGTGGAGTTGGGGCTCAGCGCATGCTTTCGAAAAAGCGGGTCGGCGTCCTTGATTGCAGAACGAAAAAAAACAGTTACAGGTGCGATTGGTGCGGTCGTGTTCGGTTCAGACCAGGGGTTGGTGGGGCAGTTTAATGATGTGGTGGTTGATTATGTGATCAAGATACTGGCTGCTTTGCCGGTCAAACCTGAGGTATGGGCCGTCGGTGAGCGCGTTCAAGCACGCCTAACGGACGCTGGGCTTCCGGTGATAGGGCTCTTTGCTGTGCCCAACTCCGTCAAGGCCATCACCCCGCTTGTCGGGCAAATTCTCGTGGAGAACGAAACGCGCCAAAGTCAGGGCAAGATTACCGAACTTCACATCTTTTACAATCGCCCCATGTCCGGATCTGTTTATGCGCCCTTCGGTCAGAGGCTGCTGCCGCTGGACGAAAACTGGCGACACAGGTTGGCAGGACTTCCATGGCCTGAGGGAAGTTTGCCCGAGGTTATGGGTGACGGTACCGCGACCTTGCGGGTGCTCATCCGCGAATATCTTTTCGTATCGCTCTTTCGGGCCTGCGCTGAATCCCTTGCGAGCGAGAATGCAAGCCGACTGGCGGCGATGCAACGCGCCGACAAAAATATCAACGAATTGCTGGAGACCCTTAACAGGACATTCCATCGTTTACGCCAGAGTGTCATTGACGAGGAACTGTTCGATGTCATCTCCGGTTTCGAAGCTCTAAGTGAAGAGGAGAAATAA
- a CDS encoding DUF2254 domain-containing protein produces the protein MLTKLHHWWQEKRSSFWFVPALMVLDVVVLATVLITVDATVDLNPVARWPLVFGAGAAGARGLLTAVAGSMITVAGVVFSITLVALSLTSSQYTSRVIRNFMRDRVNQMVLGVFVSIFAYCLVVLRTIRGGDEGAFVPALAVLAGLILAFVGIAFLIYFIHYLSMSIQASSIIAKAAQETIAAVDHLFPKEMDENEDEDGHDNLRASLANQPWSAVTTLKTGYIENIDINVLVGVARKHGTILRMECCIGEFVIEGTPLVSVINPDGLDDDTAVELNSAYVISRQRTVETDVAFGIRQIVDIAMKALSPSINDTTTAVICVDYLAAILVRLAARRIATYHRFDQGDLRVLAQGPSFESLLSEAFDQIRQNAVGNIAIMSRILCAFQTIASLTSDSNRRRAIHERVECIAELAERSIESPYDWTRFESRLRRVREALESFFSPEQKLPEA, from the coding sequence ATGTTAACGAAACTACACCATTGGTGGCAGGAAAAACGGTCGAGCTTCTGGTTCGTACCTGCCTTGATGGTTCTGGACGTAGTGGTGCTCGCCACCGTCCTGATCACTGTGGATGCGACAGTCGATCTAAATCCTGTCGCGCGCTGGCCGCTGGTATTCGGAGCTGGTGCGGCAGGTGCCCGCGGTCTGCTCACGGCAGTCGCAGGCTCGATGATCACGGTGGCCGGGGTGGTGTTCTCAATCACCCTCGTTGCCCTCTCGCTGACGTCCAGTCAGTACACGTCACGGGTCATTCGCAATTTTATGCGAGACCGTGTCAATCAGATGGTGCTCGGCGTGTTTGTCAGCATCTTCGCCTACTGCCTGGTGGTGCTGCGGACGATTCGTGGTGGTGACGAAGGGGCGTTCGTTCCGGCGCTTGCGGTGTTGGCCGGTCTGATCCTTGCTTTCGTTGGGATCGCTTTTCTGATCTACTTCATTCACTACCTCTCGATGTCCATCCAGGCGTCGAGCATTATAGCCAAGGCCGCTCAGGAGACCATCGCGGCTGTGGATCATTTATTTCCCAAAGAGATGGATGAAAACGAAGACGAAGACGGGCACGACAATCTCCGGGCATCTCTTGCAAATCAACCTTGGTCCGCCGTTACGACCCTGAAAACCGGTTACATCGAAAATATTGACATAAACGTGCTCGTGGGTGTGGCCAGAAAACACGGGACCATTCTGCGGATGGAATGCTGCATCGGGGAGTTTGTCATCGAGGGCACGCCACTGGTTTCAGTGATCAACCCGGACGGTCTGGACGACGATACGGCTGTCGAGCTGAACTCAGCCTATGTCATCAGCCGTCAGCGCACGGTGGAAACAGATGTCGCGTTCGGGATCCGGCAGATTGTGGATATCGCCATGAAAGCACTTTCTCCAAGCATTAACGATACCACAACCGCAGTAATTTGTGTAGATTACCTGGCGGCTATCTTGGTTCGGCTTGCGGCTCGCCGGATTGCGACCTACCACCGTTTTGATCAGGGGGATCTTCGAGTGCTTGCCCAAGGCCCAAGCTTCGAGAGCCTGCTATCAGAAGCCTTCGACCAAATCCGGCAGAATGCAGTTGGCAACATCGCTATAATGTCGCGGATACTTTGCGCATTTCAAACCATCGCCAGCCTGACATCCGACTCAAACCGGCGACGGGCAATACATGAAAGAGTGGAATGTATCGCCGAATTGGCAGAACGCTCCATAGAGTCTCCATACGACTGGACAAGATTTGAAAGCCGACTGAGGCGTGTGCGCGAAGCACTCGAATCGTTCTTTTCACCCGAACAGAAACTCCCGGAGGCGTGA